From Candidatus Amoebophilus asiaticus 5a2, the proteins below share one genomic window:
- the ruvX gene encoding Holliday junction resolvase RuvX, whose translation MGRIMAIDYGLKRVGLSVTDPLQIIASPLTTVAANDTLTFLQTYVKKENVEAFVVGYPTDIKDKNTPIIVAISQFIELLQRNFPDQQIFQHDERYTSKLAAASLVEGGFKKKDRRNKENLDKLSATIILQSFLSSYKRHYI comes from the coding sequence ATGGGTAGAATTATGGCTATTGATTATGGACTTAAGCGCGTAGGCTTGTCTGTTACAGATCCATTACAAATTATTGCAAGTCCCTTGACAACAGTTGCTGCCAATGATACCTTAACTTTTTTACAAACATATGTCAAAAAAGAAAATGTAGAAGCTTTTGTAGTGGGATACCCCACAGACATTAAAGATAAAAATACTCCTATTATTGTTGCTATTAGTCAGTTTATTGAGCTGTTACAAAGAAATTTTCCTGACCAGCAAATTTTTCAGCATGATGAACGATATACTTCTAAGTTAGCTGCTGCTAGTTTGGTTGAAGGAGGATTTAAAAAGAAAGACAGGCGTAACAAAGAAAATTTAGATAAGCTGAGTGCCACAATTATTTTACAGTCTTTTTTAAGTAGTTATAAACGACATTATATATGA
- the def gene encoding peptide deformylase has translation MIYPIVPYGESILRQTAAPIELGTDLETLIESMFITMNAAKGLGLAAPQIGKSIQLFVVDVSPFVGDGMVQPDKHRKVYINPVLEIYQPNTITHYEEGCLSIPGIYVDVPRNKRVRIKFFDRNWQAQEEDLVDMPARVVQHEYDHLYGKLHIDYLRADRRLRLKSKLENIKQGRVEVAYKMSFTGNKV, from the coding sequence ATGATTTACCCTATTGTTCCTTATGGAGAGAGCATTCTTAGGCAGACAGCAGCACCTATTGAATTAGGAACTGATTTGGAAACCTTAATAGAGAGTATGTTTATTACTATGAATGCAGCCAAAGGATTGGGATTGGCAGCTCCTCAAATAGGTAAATCTATTCAACTATTCGTAGTGGATGTAAGCCCATTTGTGGGAGATGGGATGGTACAGCCAGATAAGCATAGAAAGGTATATATTAACCCTGTTCTGGAAATATACCAGCCTAATACAATAACCCACTATGAAGAAGGTTGCCTAAGTATACCTGGTATTTATGTAGATGTACCTAGAAATAAACGAGTACGCATTAAGTTTTTTGATAGAAATTGGCAAGCTCAAGAAGAAGATTTGGTAGATATGCCAGCACGTGTTGTGCAGCATGAATATGACCATCTATATGGTAAGCTGCATATTGACTACCTGCGTGCAGATAGGCGTTTAAGATTAAAATCTAAGCTGGAAAATATTAAACAAGGAAGGGTTGAGGTAGCTTATAAAATGAGTTTTACTGGCAATAAAGTTTAG
- the recA gene encoding recombinase RecA, producing MAINQEKIKALQSVIDKLEKSYGKGTVMKLSDEKVVDIPAISTGSLSLDLALGIGGLPRGRVIEVYGPESSGKTTLSLQCIAEAQKQGGMAAFIDAEHAFDKNYAEKLGIDTENLYIAQPDNGEQALEIAENLIRSSAIDIIVIDSVAALVPKSELEGEMGDSKMGLQARLMSQALRKLTGAISKTGCICIFINQLREKIGVMFGNPETTTGGNALKFYSSVRLDIRRVTTIKDAEGNMVGNRTRVKVVKNKVAPPFKVVEFDILYGEGISKVGEIIDIGVELGVIQKSGSWFSYEGNKLAQGREAVKALLKDNPELTEKLERQIKDKIQLSTSLVEKTVHGPEHEEDEEEMIE from the coding sequence ATGGCTATCAACCAAGAAAAAATCAAAGCACTCCAATCTGTAATTGACAAATTAGAGAAAAGCTATGGCAAAGGTACTGTCATGAAGCTTAGTGATGAAAAAGTAGTAGACATACCAGCAATATCTACAGGCTCACTTAGCTTGGACCTTGCTCTAGGAATCGGCGGTTTACCCAGAGGTAGGGTTATTGAAGTATATGGTCCTGAATCTTCTGGAAAAACAACCCTTAGCTTACAATGTATTGCTGAAGCTCAAAAACAAGGTGGTATGGCAGCGTTTATTGATGCAGAACATGCCTTTGACAAAAACTATGCGGAGAAACTAGGCATAGACACTGAAAACTTATATATAGCACAGCCCGATAATGGTGAGCAAGCACTAGAGATTGCAGAAAACTTGATTCGTTCTAGTGCTATAGATATTATTGTAATTGACTCTGTAGCAGCATTGGTTCCAAAAAGCGAATTAGAAGGTGAAATGGGCGATAGTAAGATGGGCTTACAAGCACGTTTAATGTCACAAGCACTTAGAAAACTTACTGGTGCTATTAGCAAAACAGGTTGCATATGTATTTTTATCAACCAGTTACGTGAAAAAATTGGCGTTATGTTTGGTAACCCAGAAACAACTACTGGTGGTAATGCATTAAAATTCTATTCATCTGTCAGATTAGACATACGTAGAGTTACTACTATCAAGGATGCTGAAGGGAATATGGTAGGAAATAGAACCCGAGTTAAAGTAGTTAAAAATAAAGTAGCACCACCTTTTAAAGTAGTAGAATTTGATATTCTCTATGGCGAAGGAATTTCTAAAGTAGGCGAAATTATAGATATAGGTGTAGAACTAGGTGTTATACAAAAATCTGGCTCTTGGTTCTCTTATGAAGGAAATAAGTTAGCACAAGGTAGAGAAGCTGTTAAAGCTTTACTAAAAGACAATCCAGAACTAACAGAAAAATTAGAGCGCCAGATTAAAGATAAAATACAACTTAGCACTAGTTTAGTAGAAAAAACAGTACATGGACCTGAGCATGAAGAGGACGAAGAAGAAATGATAGAATAG
- a CDS encoding OmpA family protein → MEKQYEKAIDLLKESIKKDKKFVEAYFELAIIYKNLEKFKQAEQLLDKAKIYIPAKDVHLHYKISHLYYRIGAYKKAKTAFQRIPTESKKPKLLQAKIYILQQNLSLALEKIQRPLVFNPRKLPTPLNQFASQYFPVLTVDQQTILFTALVNYAGRYRENIYISYKDKFGKWTVPTSISEQINGITSNEGTCTISADKRTLVFTSCSREGNYGVCDLYISYRKGTEWTKPQNLGPHINSKGWQSQPSLSADGKILYFVSERKGNYGKNDIWKSTLQTDGQWSKPVNLGPVINSKAREISPFIHPNGQTLFFASNRTPSMGGFDIYYSNLVNGEWTEPINLGYPINNHKDQASIFITADGKKGYYADGKRKDCNYHKSYIYEFDMPDNLILMPKSNTVKLKVLDAKTEQPIVAQVEVYDMDIDTCQQHLTLDSVDGEATITINADKEYLVHISKDGHLFEIKYISYKNQDHSPIISEETVVLQPIEINQTKILKNVYFKYDEYSLNKKSYIELDRLVAFLKTNPDITIELEGHTDHIGSDEYNQQLSTKRAKAIYEYLLQAGIANDRVNYKGYGKTRPIAPNDSQENQQLNRRVAFRITRLRNS, encoded by the coding sequence TTGGAAAAGCAGTATGAGAAGGCTATAGATCTATTGAAAGAATCTATTAAAAAAGATAAAAAGTTTGTAGAGGCTTACTTCGAATTAGCAATTATCTATAAAAACTTAGAAAAGTTTAAACAAGCAGAACAACTATTAGATAAGGCAAAAATTTATATACCTGCTAAAGATGTACACCTTCACTATAAAATATCTCATCTCTACTATAGAATAGGGGCTTATAAAAAAGCAAAAACTGCTTTTCAAAGAATTCCTACTGAAAGCAAAAAACCTAAGCTATTGCAAGCTAAAATATATATCTTACAACAAAACCTTAGTTTAGCTTTAGAAAAAATACAACGCCCATTAGTATTTAATCCTAGAAAACTTCCAACACCGCTCAATCAGTTTGCATCACAGTATTTTCCTGTATTAACAGTAGATCAACAAACCATTCTGTTTACTGCGTTGGTTAACTACGCTGGTCGTTATAGAGAGAATATATACATAAGCTATAAAGACAAATTCGGTAAATGGACAGTACCAACGTCTATCTCTGAACAAATTAATGGTATTACCAGCAATGAAGGAACTTGTACCATATCAGCTGACAAGAGGACGCTTGTATTTACTTCTTGTTCAAGAGAAGGTAATTATGGTGTTTGCGACTTATATATTAGTTATAGAAAAGGGACAGAATGGACCAAACCACAAAACCTAGGTCCTCATATTAATTCCAAAGGATGGCAATCACAACCAAGTCTATCGGCAGATGGTAAAATACTGTACTTTGTTTCTGAAAGAAAAGGAAATTATGGCAAGAATGATATTTGGAAAAGTACCTTACAAACAGATGGCCAATGGTCTAAACCAGTCAATCTAGGACCTGTGATTAATTCTAAAGCGCGCGAGATATCTCCTTTTATACATCCAAACGGGCAAACATTGTTTTTTGCTTCTAATAGAACACCCAGCATGGGAGGTTTTGATATTTACTATTCTAACTTAGTCAATGGTGAGTGGACAGAGCCAATCAACCTAGGATATCCCATCAATAATCATAAAGACCAAGCTTCTATTTTTATAACTGCAGATGGGAAAAAAGGATACTATGCAGATGGTAAACGTAAAGATTGTAATTACCATAAAAGCTATATATATGAGTTTGATATGCCAGACAACCTAATACTTATGCCTAAAAGTAATACTGTAAAACTAAAAGTATTAGATGCAAAAACCGAACAACCTATAGTAGCACAAGTGGAGGTATATGATATGGATATAGACACCTGCCAACAACATTTAACATTAGATTCTGTTGACGGTGAAGCAACTATTACAATCAATGCAGATAAAGAATATCTTGTACATATTAGTAAAGACGGTCATTTGTTTGAAATCAAATACATTAGTTATAAAAATCAGGATCACTCTCCTATTATATCAGAGGAAACAGTTGTACTGCAACCCATTGAAATTAATCAAACAAAAATTTTAAAAAATGTATATTTTAAATATGACGAGTATAGCCTAAACAAGAAGTCTTACATTGAGTTGGATCGGTTAGTGGCTTTCTTAAAGACTAACCCTGATATTACTATAGAACTAGAAGGACATACAGATCATATAGGCTCAGACGAATACAATCAACAACTTTCTACTAAAAGAGCAAAAGCAATATACGAGTATCTTCTTCAAGCTGGCATTGCTAACGATAGAGTAAACTATAAAGGATATGGAAAAACACGTCCAATAGCCCCCAACGATTCTCAAGAAAATCAACAGCTTAATAGGCGCGTAGCTTTTAGAATTACAAGACTTAGAAACAGTTAA
- a CDS encoding tetratricopeptide repeat protein gives MLNIISEKILQGLGMLIGCTLIMYTCACAGGDNLPTPIQPTKLAGQSITKALTSTTNNQTITDNQLTLASASVIAGQKDNKRKEHEETATLARENGAPLTRKQLTPTEQLLRLKEEKASEKEEEASIKKPTKRPKVTKGTTLPSVLQNLNIEKIIQQHKPENMDGEYRMMEAEKLAEVANNNDTEAQEEVVSQCLKGTITPLLASLISPYRWERIKERASQDERYIYLLLCFAKQADTADILLALLEDIERDAVSGNALAQVNLGYMYEKGIGKLVDCDKAIKWYIPAAEQGHAIGQKLLGDMHFRGVVDCYDYRKHGCKTMEEYNEKKAVEWYKASINQGYVPALTSLGYLYQRARNIYRRYQGAIECYKIAAKHGDTQAKFHLGETYYYGEMTNVIHYRGVKTDYKKAFKWYSQAANEGHVEAQAQLGLMYHNGQMVKRDLVKSAEWYKRAAKGGSEAAQIHMGMIYKKGRGVPKDLAQAIYWCMQTKRASGLSSILKVKEQLLSLPATVPNREIEEIESKLLSDWQAMLVQSKYDIDGQHASLHVGAYQRLEVIMYQLVNWRYQLSTQSDLMISCLQYVNTEDRIAIESYQKETGIVPYVKQQSLDNKEYLSFGEKNVEIAEAIVNELTEKRLYKEVQAILKHLEEISTIKQDSHVNGTVCTNEPLERQAFISAEEQDVAKSLTRANKSSNILLESVESIQNQAQQFDRYYRLLLEEIEKGQYARNEKFVEKHIHVFDLYINHSPYAKPEWKRLLINSILYS, from the coding sequence ATGCTTAATATAATATCGGAAAAGATCTTACAAGGCCTGGGTATGCTGATAGGTTGTACACTAATCATGTATACCTGTGCTTGTGCTGGTGGAGATAATTTGCCTACCCCAATTCAACCCACTAAGCTAGCCGGACAAAGTATAACAAAAGCATTAACTTCTACAACGAATAATCAAACTATTACAGATAACCAATTGACACTAGCTAGTGCATCAGTGATAGCAGGGCAAAAGGATAATAAAAGGAAAGAGCACGAAGAAACAGCTACGTTAGCAAGAGAGAATGGAGCCCCACTAACCAGAAAACAACTAACACCAACTGAACAATTATTGAGATTGAAGGAGGAAAAGGCAAGTGAGAAAGAAGAGGAAGCATCTATTAAAAAGCCAACCAAACGTCCAAAAGTAACAAAAGGGACCACATTGCCGAGCGTTTTACAAAATCTTAACATAGAAAAAATTATTCAGCAACATAAACCAGAAAATATGGATGGTGAATATCGTATGATGGAAGCAGAAAAATTAGCGGAGGTTGCTAATAATAATGATACCGAGGCTCAAGAAGAAGTGGTTAGCCAATGCTTAAAAGGAACTATAACCCCCTTATTAGCAAGCCTAATTTCACCATATAGATGGGAGAGAATAAAAGAGAGGGCTAGTCAAGATGAGCGGTATATTTATCTATTGCTTTGTTTTGCAAAACAAGCCGATACAGCTGATATATTATTAGCGCTTTTGGAGGATATTGAAAGGGATGCAGTTTCAGGAAATGCTTTAGCGCAAGTCAATCTAGGGTATATGTACGAGAAGGGTATAGGGAAATTAGTTGATTGTGACAAAGCTATTAAATGGTATATACCTGCAGCAGAACAGGGACATGCCATTGGACAAAAGCTGTTAGGAGATATGCATTTTAGAGGTGTTGTAGACTGTTATGATTATAGGAAACATGGGTGTAAGACTATGGAAGAATATAATGAGAAAAAGGCTGTTGAATGGTACAAGGCGTCAATTAACCAAGGTTATGTACCAGCGCTAACTAGTTTAGGATACCTCTATCAGAGAGCAAGAAATATTTATCGTCGCTATCAAGGAGCAATTGAATGCTATAAAATAGCTGCTAAGCATGGAGATACCCAAGCAAAATTTCATCTAGGAGAAACTTATTATTATGGCGAAATGACGAATGTTATACATTATAGAGGAGTAAAAACCGACTATAAAAAAGCATTTAAATGGTATAGCCAAGCAGCTAACGAAGGTCATGTGGAGGCACAAGCACAGTTGGGACTTATGTATCATAATGGGCAGATGGTTAAGCGAGACCTTGTTAAGTCTGCAGAATGGTATAAGAGAGCAGCCAAGGGAGGAAGTGAAGCTGCTCAAATTCATATGGGCATGATATATAAAAAAGGACGAGGAGTGCCTAAAGATCTTGCTCAGGCTATCTATTGGTGTATGCAAACCAAACGTGCTTCTGGATTATCAAGTATTCTCAAAGTAAAAGAGCAATTGCTATCCTTGCCAGCTACAGTACCTAATAGAGAAATAGAGGAGATAGAAAGTAAGCTGCTTAGTGATTGGCAAGCCATGCTTGTCCAAAGTAAATATGATATAGATGGACAACATGCTAGCTTACACGTCGGAGCGTATCAACGATTGGAAGTAATAATGTATCAATTGGTGAATTGGCGTTATCAACTAAGTACACAATCAGACCTAATGATTAGCTGTCTACAGTATGTAAATACAGAAGATAGAATAGCTATTGAAAGTTATCAAAAAGAAACAGGAATAGTACCTTATGTCAAGCAACAAAGTTTAGATAATAAAGAATATCTAAGCTTTGGAGAGAAGAATGTCGAAATAGCAGAAGCGATTGTTAATGAACTAACAGAGAAAAGACTCTATAAAGAAGTCCAAGCTATACTCAAGCACCTTGAAGAGATAAGCACAATAAAACAAGATAGCCATGTAAATGGAACAGTTTGTACGAATGAGCCCTTAGAAAGACAGGCTTTTATATCAGCTGAAGAACAGGATGTTGCCAAGAGTTTAACTAGAGCTAATAAGTCAAGTAATATACTGTTAGAAAGTGTAGAGTCAATTCAAAATCAAGCACAACAATTTGATAGATATTATAGACTATTGTTAGAAGAAATTGAAAAAGGACAATATGCACGCAATGAAAAGTTTGTAGAAAAACATATCCACGTTTTTGATCTTTACATAAATCACTCGCCTTACGCAAAACCTGAATGGAAAAGGTTATTAATAAATAGTATATTATACTCCTAA